From a single Lolium rigidum isolate FL_2022 chromosome 7, APGP_CSIRO_Lrig_0.1, whole genome shotgun sequence genomic region:
- the LOC124678196 gene encoding probable cinnamyl alcohol dehydrogenase 6, with the protein MEVTPNHTQAVSGWAAMDASGEVVPFSFKRRETGVDDVTIKVQYCGMCHTDLHFIKNAWGITMYPVVPGHEITGVVTKVGTNVSRFRPGDRVGVGCIAASCLDCDHCRRSEENYCDKVTLTYNGIFWDGSVTYGGYSNMIVAHKRFLVKIPDSLPLDAAAPLLCAGITVYSPMKQHGMLLGEAGRSLGVVGLGGLGHVAVKFGKAFGLRVTVISTSPGKEREARESLKADDFVLSTDDKQMQAMARSLDYVIDTVSAQHSLGPILELLKVNGKLVLVAAPDKPVELPSFPLIFGKRTVSGSMTGGMKETQEMMDLCGKHNITCDIELVSSDMINEALARLERNDVRYRFVVDIAGNASKL; encoded by the exons ATGGAGGTGACCCCGAACCACACGCAGGCTGTGAGCGGGTGGGCGGCCATggacgcgtccggcgaggtcgTGCCCTTCTCCTTCAAGCGGCGTGAGACCGGGGTGGACGACGTAACCATCAAGGTGCAGTACTGCGGCATGTGCCAcaccgacctccacttcatcaagaACGCGTGGGGCATCACCATGTACCCCGTCGTCCCGGGCCACGAGATCACCGGCGTCGTCACGAAGGTCGGCACCAACGTGTCCCGGTTCAGGCCCGGCGACCGCGTCGGCGTGGGCTGCATCGCCGCGTCGTGCCTCGACTGCGACCACTGCCGCCGGTCCGAGGAGAACTACTGCGACAAGGTCACCCTCACCTACAACGGCATCTTCTGGGATGGCAGCGTCACCTACGGCGGCTACTCCAACATGATCGTCGCGCACAAGAGGTTCCTCGTAAAGATCCCCGACAGCCTGCCACTGGACGCCGCGGCGCCGCTCCTCTGCGCGGGGATCACCGTGTACAGCCCGATGAAGCAGCACGGGATGCTGCTGGGCGAGGCTGGGAGGAGCCTAGGCGTGGTCGGGCTGGGCGGGCTCGGCCACGTTGCCGTCAAGTTCGGCAAGGCATTCGGGCTCCGCGTCACCGTCATCAGCACCTCGCCGGGGAAAGAGCGCGAGGCCAGGGAGAGCCTCAAGGCCGATGACTTCGTCCTCAGCACCGACGACAAGCAGATGCAG GCTATGGCGAGGAGCCTCGACTACGTCATCGACACGGTCTCGGCGCAACACTCGCTGGGGCCCATCCTGGAGCTGCTCAAGGTGAACGGCAAGCTGGTGCTGGTGGCTGCCCCCGATAAGCCCGTCGAGCTCCCGTCATTCCCGCTTATATTCGGGAAGAGGACGGTGAGTGGGAGCATGACAGGAGGCATGAAGGAGACGCAGGAGATGATGGACCTTTGTGGGAAACACAACATCACCTGTGACATCGAGCTTGTCTCCAGTGACATGATCAACGAGGCCCTGGCACGACTCGAGCGCAACGACGTCCGCTACCGTTTTGTAGTCGATATTGCAGGGAACGCCTCCAAGCTCTAA